A window of Micromonospora sp. WMMC415 genomic DNA:
AACGTGTAGGCGTCCTCGGGAACCCGGATCGTGCGGCCGACGGCGATCGTCACCAGCGGCCCCCGTTCGCCCGGTACTCCTGCGCCCGGGTCAGGCTCCCGGCGCGGCCCGGCTGAACGGTCGGGATCGGCCGGGTGGGTGCGAACAGGGCGGCCGGCAGGTTCGCGCCCCGGATTCGCCGGGGAAGCGACGGCACGGTGGGCTTGCAGCGCCAGAAGCGGAGACGCACGGCGGAACCTCCTTCACGGATTGGAAGGGGGCCGCCCCCGCCGGTTGCCAGGAGGCGGCCCCGCGACTGGCGCGGCCGCCGGGCTTCGGGTCACCTCCACCGGCCACGCCGTCCACAAAGCACTCTGCCGACCGTTGCGAGCCGACTACACCACGTAGGACTATTTCCTCTGGACGCTCGGAACGTTCTGGCGAACTCGGTGAAAGGCGCGGAGATGAACCACGCAGTCGTGGCGGCGATGACCGAAGCCGGTGAGACCGCTGACAGCCTCGCAGCTCAGATCGGCGTTGACCCGAAGACGGCGGCGAAGTGGGCGAGCCACGGACGTATTCCACAGACGCGGCACCGCGCTCGGGTCGCCGCGATCCTCGGCCGAGAGGTGGCGGAGCTTTGGCCGGACGTTCTGAAGCGCCGAGAACCAGCATGGTTTCGTCCATGGGCCGACATCGAGCGTGAGGCGGTGTCGCTGCGTTGGTTCGAGCTGGCGTGGATCCCAGGCCTGCTACAGACCGAGGCATACGCAAGGGCGACGCTGGCCGGCGAGAAGCTGACCGCCGAGGAAGTCGACCAGCTCGTCGCGGCGCGGATCCAGCGTCAGGCGGTGCTTCACCGCGCCAACCCCCCGATGCTGATCGCGGTGATAGACGAACTGGTCCTGCGCCGAACCGCAGATGGCGAAAGAGAGCTGATGCGCGAGCAGTGCACCCATCTGGCGGCCTGCGCGGAGCTGCCGACAGTCTCCGTACATGTCGTTCCGGCAGCGGTCGGCATGTACTCCGGGCTCGGCGGGCCGTTCATCCTTGCCGAGCAGGACAACGGGGCGGCGGTCGCCCATGTGGACGGTCAGGCGCAGGCGCAAATACTCGAGGGTGCCGCGGAAATTGCTACGCTGATTCGACGGTGGGAACGCATCCGTGGGGAAGCCCTCTCGCGGTCGCAGTCCTTAAACATGCTCAGGGAAGCGGCACGATCATGGACCTGACCGGCGCGCAATGGCGCAAGAGCACGAGAAGCGGCAACAACGGCGGGGCGTGTGTCGAGGTCGCCGACAACCTTTCCGGTGTGGTGGGCGTCCGGGATTCCAAGGACCCGGCCGGTCCGGCGCTGACCTTCTCCCCCGCCGCCTGGCGGGCCTTCGTCACGCAGGTCGCCGAGCGCGGCTGACCAACCGCAGACACACACAAGCCGCCCGCTCCCGGTACCGGGGGCGGGCGCTTCGCTTCGCTGTCGCACGCGCCGAGCTGTCCAGCTGCCCATCCATGCGACCGGGTCCGGTCGGCCGGGTCCGGCCCGTCCACGACCGGCCGATCTCGGGGCGATCGCCCTGCCCCAGCTACGCGGGCAGCTCGACAGCCGTCGAAAAAGTGACGGGAGTCCGCCGTGGTGCGTCCGACGTGCGGCCGCACAAGGGTGACGCGGACGCCGACAACGGCCAGCGACATCCGGTGCTGCAAAAGGGACACGCGCCGGCGGGCCGACAGCACAAGATCCGCGCAACTTCGGGGAAGATGCCGTCTCGGGCGTAACCGAGGCAGCATCTTCGGTGAAGTTGCGCGGATCTTGCAGCGGAGGCTGCAGCGGTGAGCCCTTCTCGGGCCGCCGGCAGCCGGCAGCCGGAACGCGCGACGGGCGCCGGACCCCATGGGTCCGGCGCCCGTCGTGCGAGCGGGTCGGTCAGGCGGAGTAGCCGCGGGTCGCGGCCCAGTTCGCCAGAGCGATCGTGGTCATCCAGTACGACCCGGTCGCGGGGTTGGCCGAGTCGGCGATCCGCACCAGGCGGCCCTCGTCGTCGTACCCGGTCACGGCGATGTAGTGGCCGCCCGGGAACGAGTGCCAGCCGCCGTTGGTGTCGGTGGCGGAGCCGGCGATGTTCACGACGACGCCCCGCCCGTCGGTGATGGCGTCGACGACGTCGGCCTGGAGCCGGTCCATCTGCGCCGGGGTGGCGGCACGGCCCGGGATCATGCGGGTCCGGTACGGGTCACCCTTCACCATGGCGTTGAGCACCCGGGTGGTGTCCTCGGCCGAGTCGGTGCCGAACTGGTCGGTGCCCAGCGGACCGGCGAGGTGGTCCTGCGACCGCTCGATGCCGGTGGCGCTGAGGGCGTTCCGGACCGCGGCCGGGCCGCAGTAGTAGAAGTTGATCTGAGCCTGGTAGTCGTACTTCAGAAGCTTGGACTTCGGGGGCTTGGGCTTCTTGGTGAGGTCCGGGTCGGGGGCGGCCTTCGCGGCCGGTGAGCTGGACGGGGCGGCGCTCGACGGGGCGGCGCTGGACGGGGCGGCGCTGGACGGGGGGACGGCCACGGAACGGGCCTCGCCGCGCGAGGCGGCGGTGTTGCCACGCAGCTCGGCCACGGCGGCCGGGGTCTGCGCCGACGCGGGTGCGTCGCCGGGGCCGGCGACCAGGGCACCGGTGCCGGTCGCCAGCACGAGGACGGCGGCGGACGCGGCGGCCACCTGGTACGGACGCTCGGTGGCGAGACGACGGAGCTGACGCTTGAGGTGGTGCTTCACGGTTTCCTCCACGGACTGTCGGGGCTGGCGGCGCACCGGGCCGGCCGCGGGCAGCGGCGGGCCGGCCGTCCGGACCGGGTCCGGCGGCAGGTGGCCACGAGGGGACGAGCCCGGCGGGACCGGGCAGGGCGGTGGGTCAGCGCCCGGCGGCGAGCCGGACGGGCGCGGGCACCGCGATGCCGTGGAGGCGGCGATGGAACCGACGGTTGGGTTCGAACTGCACGAGGATGGGACTCCTTCCGATGCCGCCTACCGGGTTAGCTGACGGATTCGGGCGGGAAGTACGCCCTACCGCGACAATCGCGGATTCACCCCAGGTGCAGATTGGGTCCCCGGTTCGCCATGCGGCGATTGAGCGGGTCGGCGCGGCGTCGCCTCTTGCGATCGGTTACCGCACCGGACGCGCCGACACTACTGGCCGGTCAACCAGCCTGCCAACCCGCTCTGAGCTGCGTAAACCTCGATCATGGCAGCAATTTTGCGGGCAGTTTCGCACTGACGCGACTCAATGGGACGCGAGGTGCTTACGACGCGGCCGGGCGGCAACGGGACAAGCGGCGGACATTACCCCGGCAGCGGCGGAGACAATCGACCGGACTGCGAATGTTGACCGGTTCGACGTCGGTGTGACCGGGCTCACGGAATTAAGTCAGCCGACCCGTGCGGGACGCCAGCGTGCGGCGGCGACCGGCCGTCCGGTCAACGCCGTCCGAGGCTTCGTCCGCAGTGCCGGACGCAGGCTCTCCGCCGCCGCGTACGCCTCGGCGGCGAGCGCACGGGCCGCCTCGGCGGCCACCTCCGCGTCGCGCCAGGCAGCCCGCTCGGCGGCGGCCGCCGCCCGGTAGGCGGCCAGCTTGCCGTCGCGTACGGCCCGCGTCAAGACGATCTCCTGGTCGACCGGGTGCAGCCGGGCGTCCCAGCCGTCCCGGTGCCCGAACACGTCGCCGAGCTGCCGGGCGGACAGGTCACCCCGCCAGTGGGCGGCCACCGCGGCCCGGTGCAACCACCGCTCCCGCGCCGCGTACTCGGCCGGCGTACGCGACGTGCGCGGGGTGGGCAGCGCGGCGGCGGCGGTGAGCCGGCGGGCGGCGTTCTCGGCTTCGTCGTACGCCTGCCAGGCACGGTCGGCCTCCTCCTGCGCCGTGCGCCAGGCGTCCCGCCGGCGACGCGCGGTCTGGGCCGCGCCGGCAGCCGCCACCGCCACCTCCTCGGCGTACCGGCGCAGGTCGACCGTCTCGTCGACGGGCGGCGGCTCGGCCGGCTGGTCCCGCTCGGGCCGCGCGGCGACGACGGTGAGCGCGGTCAGGGCGAGGACGAGCAACGCGGACCAGATGGCGGTCGCCCGGGGCACGTCGATGAGGAACTCGTGGAGGACGGTGTTCATGTCGGCAACCTCACGGGGAACGGATCGCGACGGGACAACACACGCCGGTCCGCCCCGAACTGGGCGCGGACCACCGGCGGCGGCAGGTGCAGAGACACGGCGACGGACGGGGCCGCTCAGGCGGGCGCCACCAGCGTCACGCGGCGGGCCGCGGCCCGGGAGTCGATCAGTTGCGCGGCGGAGCCCGCGAGCCGGAACCGGCGGGGAACCGGCCGGCCAGGGAGCCGCACTCGCCGGTGGTCACCGGCGTCACCCGCTCGACGTCGCCGGGCACGGCTGCGGCAGGCGGCGCGGCGTCCGCCCCCGACCAGGCCGGCGCGGCTTGCGGCGCGGTCCCGGCCGCCGGTGCGTCGAGCGCCACCGGCGCGCTGCCGGTCGTCGCCCCCGGGGCGGGCAACGCGACGCAGTCACCGGCCGCCGACGCCACCCTCACCTCGGCCGTCCCGACCGGGTGGGCGGGAGCGGCGACGCCGACGCTGAGGCCGGCGGTCAGCGCGAGACCGGCGAGCAGCCGGGAGGCCCAGCGCGCGACCCACCACAACGGACAGGTGAGCGCGACCGGAAGCACGATGCCACGCTACCGTCGCGGTCGGCCGACCGCACCCGTCACGAGCGTGTCGCGTCGCCGGGACGCGCCGGACCGGCCAGCGTGGACACGGTCAGCGGCGGTCGCCCGCGTACTCCCTCGGGTGGTCCGCTTCGGCGACCCGCGGTGACGGCACGGCGCCCGGGCCCGCCGGCCCGGCCGCCGCGTACGCCCGGCCGCCGGCGTCCGGCGCGGCCGGGCGTGGCCGGCGGGGTGGGCCGAGCCGCCGCATCATCGGCGTCTCCACGTAGCGGTGCAGCAGCGCCGCGAGCACCAGGTTGACCAGC
This region includes:
- a CDS encoding C39 family peptidase, translating into MEETVKHHLKRQLRRLATERPYQVAAASAAVLVLATGTGALVAGPGDAPASAQTPAAVAELRGNTAASRGEARSVAVPPSSAAPSSAAPSSAAPSSSPAAKAAPDPDLTKKPKPPKSKLLKYDYQAQINFYYCGPAAVRNALSATGIERSQDHLAGPLGTDQFGTDSAEDTTRVLNAMVKGDPYRTRMIPGRAATPAQMDRLQADVVDAITDGRGVVVNIAGSATDTNGGWHSFPGGHYIAVTGYDDEGRLVRIADSANPATGSYWMTTIALANWAATRGYSA
- a CDS encoding DUF397 domain-containing protein; amino-acid sequence: MDLTGAQWRKSTRSGNNGGACVEVADNLSGVVGVRDSKDPAGPALTFSPAAWRAFVTQVAERG
- a CDS encoding DUF5753 domain-containing protein; amino-acid sequence: MNHAVVAAMTEAGETADSLAAQIGVDPKTAAKWASHGRIPQTRHRARVAAILGREVAELWPDVLKRREPAWFRPWADIEREAVSLRWFELAWIPGLLQTEAYARATLAGEKLTAEEVDQLVAARIQRQAVLHRANPPMLIAVIDELVLRRTADGERELMREQCTHLAACAELPTVSVHVVPAAVGMYSGLGGPFILAEQDNGAAVAHVDGQAQAQILEGAAEIATLIRRWERIRGEALSRSQSLNMLREAARSWT